The following coding sequences lie in one Candidatus Nitrospira allomarina genomic window:
- a CDS encoding addiction module protein yields MRIQDIPEIDRLSTPEKILLVEELWDHIASDPSAVPIPQSHANELERRLHRQETQPGPLLSLEELQSRIDRRK; encoded by the coding sequence ATGCGAATCCAAGACATTCCAGAAATTGACCGATTAAGCACGCCAGAAAAAATTCTGCTCGTCGAGGAGCTCTGGGATCATATAGCGTCCGATCCATCCGCCGTTCCAATTCCCCAAAGTCATGCCAACGAACTCGAGAGACGACTTCACCGTCAAGAGACCCAACCCGGCCCCCTGCTCTCTTTGGAAGAATTACAAAGCAGAATCGATCGTCGTAAATGA
- a CDS encoding golvesin C-terminal-like domain-containing protein, whose translation MNQTQNGGQWNLLGTFTLNPASNPMVELSDQANGRLVADVGRVVRILIQASRS comes from the coding sequence ATGAATCAAACGCAAAACGGCGGGCAGTGGAATCTCCTCGGCACCTTTACCTTGAATCCCGCGTCAAACCCCATGGTCGAGCTGTCTGATCAGGCCAACGGCCGGTTGGTGGCCGATGTGGGGCGGGTAGTCCGAATTCTCATCCAGGCTTCTCGTAGTTGA
- a CDS encoding DsbA family protein yields the protein MKSGQTQKSRIIGGILLISLLGWANVALSKIQGEYELMEGEPSQHEAGKVILFEFADFYCSHCHMFERVVGTKLKKEFGDKLEIRMVGFPVIPGKLPTAFEMYNQAVTMGKGPEMKQLLFQSIHEKDIQVFDKTMRSLLLKEIGLDPTEFETGLASGKPFKTLAKGRTWGERIKVTHTPTVLLDGNIRVANLTAENLKTVIESILNQDSKS from the coding sequence CCCGCATTATTGGAGGAATACTCCTGATCAGCCTGCTCGGATGGGCCAATGTGGCCTTGAGCAAGATACAGGGCGAATACGAACTGATGGAGGGGGAGCCTTCTCAACATGAAGCCGGCAAGGTCATTCTGTTTGAATTCGCTGACTTTTACTGCTCACATTGCCACATGTTCGAACGGGTTGTCGGAACGAAACTGAAAAAGGAATTTGGCGACAAGTTAGAGATTAGAATGGTGGGATTTCCCGTCATACCCGGCAAACTTCCGACCGCCTTTGAAATGTACAATCAGGCCGTCACCATGGGCAAAGGGCCGGAAATGAAACAACTCCTCTTTCAGTCCATTCACGAAAAAGATATTCAGGTCTTCGATAAGACCATGCGTTCCCTCCTTCTGAAAGAGATCGGGCTCGATCCGACGGAATTTGAAACAGGACTCGCCAGTGGGAAGCCTTTCAAAACACTCGCGAAAGGCCGGACGTGGGGGGAACGAATCAAGGTCACCCATACGCCAACCGTGCTCTTGGATGGAAACATTCGCGTGGCGAACTTAACCGCCGAAAACCTCAAAACGGTGATCGAAAGCATTCTCAACCAGGACAGCAAATCTTAA